Sequence from the Thermocoleostomius sinensis A174 genome:
AGGCGAGTTGCGCTGTATTGGGGCTACCACGCTGGATGAATACCGCAAATACATCGAGAAAGATGCGGCCCTAGAGCGACGCTTCCAGCAGGTGTATGTCGATCAACCCAGCGTAGAAGACACCATCTCGATTCTGCGCGGCTTAAAGGAACGCTATGAAAACCACCATGGTGTCAAAATTGCCGATACGGCCCTAGTAGCCGCTGCCACATTGTCCAACCGCTACATTTCCGATCGCTTCCTGCCAGACAAAGCTATTGACCTGGTAGACGAAGCGGCAGCCAAGCTGAAGATGGAAATGACCTCTAAGCCGGATGAACTGGATGAGGTCGATCGCAAAATTCTGCAATTGGAAATGGAGCGATTGTCGCTGGAGAAAGAGAGCAATGTCGCGTCCCGCGAACGTTTGGAGCGGCTGGAGAAAGAACTAGCCGATCTCAAAGAAGAACAATCGGCGCTGAATGCCCAATGGCAAGCCGAAAAAGACGTGATCACCGATATTCAAACCCTGAAGCAGGAGATCGATCGCGTCAATATTGAGATTCAGCAAGCCGAGCGCGACTATGACCTGAACCGTGCTGCCGAGTTGAAGTACGGCAAATTGACCGACTTGCAACGGCAACTGCAAGAAGCAGAAACCAAACTGGCACAGACGCAAACCAGCGGCAACTCTCTGTTGCGGGAAGAAGTCACCGAGTCCGACATTGCCGAGATTATCTCTAAGTGGACAGGTATTCCGGTCAGCAAGCTGGTGGAATCGGAAATGCAGAAGCTGTTGCACCTGGAAGACGAACTGCACAAGCGCGTGATTGGGCAAGACGAAGCCGTCACTGCCGTGGCCGATGCGATTCAACGATCGCGGGCGGGCTTGGCTGATCCCAATCGCCCGATCGCCAGCTTCATTTTCCTAGGGCCCACTGGTGTGGGTAAAACTGAACTGGCCAAAGCCTTGGCTGCCTATTTGTTCGACACCGAAGAAGCAATGGTGCGGATTGACATGTCCGAGTACATGGAGAAACACGCTGTTTCTCGCTTAATTGGTGCGCCTCCGGGCTACGTGGGCTATGAAGAAGGTGGACAGCTAACCGAAGCGATTCGTCGTCGTCCCTATGCCGTGATTCTGTTCGACGAGATTGAAAAGGCACACCCGGATGTGTTCAACGTCTTCCTGCAAATTTTGGATGATGGGCGTGTCACCGATGCTCAAGGTCGCACCGTCGATTTCAAGAACACGGTTATTATCATGACCAGCAACATCGGGTCGCAATACATTCTGGATGTGGCCGGTGATGATGCGCGCTATGAAGAAATGCGCAATCGGGTAATTGAGGCGATGCGATCGAACTTCCGTCCGGAGTTCCTCAACCGTGTCGATGAGTTCATCATCTTCCACAGCTTGCGGAAATCCGAACTGCGCAACATTGTCCGCCTGCAAGTCCAACGATTGCAAGAACGCCTGGCCGATCGCAAGATGGGATTACGCCTGTCGGAAGCCGCGCTCGATTTCCTCGCCGAAGTAGGCTACGACCCGGTTTATGGAGCACGACCACTGAAGCGGGCCATTCAGCGCGAACTGGAAACGCAAATCGCCAAAGCCATTCTGCGCGGCGAGTTCCACGACGGCGATACTATCTTTGTGGATGTAGGTGAAACCGAGCGTTTAGAGTTCAAGCGCTTGCCAGCAGAACTGTTAACCACGCAAGGCTAATGGCTGAAGGCTAAAGGCAACATTCAGAATATCAACAAGCGATCGTTCCTACCTAAAGGGACGATCGTTTTTGTTCTATAGGCTCTATCTGACAACGAGTCCAGGCAGGAAAAGCAGGATTGTGCCGCGCTTCCAGGGGAAATAGCTCGCAGGTATCAATCAGTTGACCGGCTTCGGTGTGGGCAACGGTCTGCCATTCTTGAATCAAACCTGGTGCAATGCGTAGCCCAATTGGATCGTGATTGACGATTGGTATTTCCAAGCGCAGGCGTTGAGTGGGTAATTGCTCCAAAACTGCCGCCAGATCATATTGACCAACCGTATCTAGCGTGGTGGACATCGCCGAAATTTCCTCCGATCGATCATCCAGCAACCAAGTGTGTTCTTGAATATCGCTGAGTCGCAGCGGTTGGGGATGGGCAATTTTGCCGCGATTGGGAAAGGCCACTAACCGCAACTGAATCGTTTCAGCCGTGCCGGGTTGCACTCGTTTAAAGGCAATTACCTGCCAACTATGGTGTTTGGCATCCCACAGTGTGCGGCGAGATTGTACCACGATCGCATCGGCAGTATCAGCCGTGTGCAAAATACTGGCCGAGGACGGGGACAGATGGCCGCCACCTAGCCATAACCAGCCTATTAACCCCAGTCCCAGTAACCAGCGCCATAACCGCCGCCATTCAAAGCCAATATCTTGTCTCTTCATATCATCTCCCTCGTCTATAGAGGAGCTTATCCCGTTTACCCAGCCTTTGCCTCAGTTGGGTTGTTTTCGCAATGAAATATCTTGATTTCTTATTTTTAGAAAGATATATATAGTTTTGACCTAATAAAAATAACTTTATGGATTTAGATTCTGTTGATTATAAGGCAATTCAACATTTGATGACACAAGGGCGCATCACTTGGGCAGAACTTGCAACCGTATTGGGGCTTTCAGCCCCTGCCACAGCCGATCGAGTACGGCGACTGGAAGAGAAACAGGTGATTACTGGCTATGCCGCAATCGTCAATCCCAGCGCGATCGGCTGTGATCTGTTGGCATTCATTGCCGTCACCTTGGAACATCCGCGTCATCGGGACCAATTTCTTGAAATCCTTCAGCGCCTTCCCGAAATTCAAGAATGTCACCACGTCACCGGCGACGACGACTACCTGCTGAAAGTCCGCTGTCGCACTACCCAAGATCTAGAGCATTTAATCAGCGAAGAATTGAAACGCTTACCCGGCCTCTTAAAAACCCGTACCACGATCGCCCTTTCCACCGTAAAAGAAACCACTGCATTACCCATCCAAACTCCCGATTCCCAACGCTCATGAACAGCACTTTTTTCCTACGCGGACTCCTGATCGGATTTTTCATCGCCCTACCCGTTGGGCCGATCGGGGTTCTTTGCATTCGGCGCACGCTGACCGATG
This genomic interval carries:
- the clpB gene encoding ATP-dependent chaperone ClpB, which gives rise to MQPSNPNQFTEKAWEAIVRTTDIARQAQHQQIEPEHLMLAMLEQPEGLATSILNKLGVNVQRVRDYTDDFIGRQPKVTGVGSSVYMGRSLDTLLDRADASRKELGDDYISVEHLLLGYPKDDRFGRALFQEFKLDEKKLKTAVEQIRGNQKVTDQNPEGKYASLEKYGRDLTEAARQGKLDPVIGRDDEIRRTIQILSRRTKNNPVLIGEPGVGKTAIAEGLAQRIVNKDVPESLRDRKLIALDMGALIAGAKYRGEFEERLKAVLKEVTESAGQIILFIDEIHTVVGAGATQGAMDAGNLLKPMLARGELRCIGATTLDEYRKYIEKDAALERRFQQVYVDQPSVEDTISILRGLKERYENHHGVKIADTALVAAATLSNRYISDRFLPDKAIDLVDEAAAKLKMEMTSKPDELDEVDRKILQLEMERLSLEKESNVASRERLERLEKELADLKEEQSALNAQWQAEKDVITDIQTLKQEIDRVNIEIQQAERDYDLNRAAELKYGKLTDLQRQLQEAETKLAQTQTSGNSLLREEVTESDIAEIISKWTGIPVSKLVESEMQKLLHLEDELHKRVIGQDEAVTAVADAIQRSRAGLADPNRPIASFIFLGPTGVGKTELAKALAAYLFDTEEAMVRIDMSEYMEKHAVSRLIGAPPGYVGYEEGGQLTEAIRRRPYAVILFDEIEKAHPDVFNVFLQILDDGRVTDAQGRTVDFKNTVIIMTSNIGSQYILDVAGDDARYEEMRNRVIEAMRSNFRPEFLNRVDEFIIFHSLRKSELRNIVRLQVQRLQERLADRKMGLRLSEAALDFLAEVGYDPVYGARPLKRAIQRELETQIAKAILRGEFHDGDTIFVDVGETERLEFKRLPAELLTTQG
- a CDS encoding DUF3122 domain-containing protein; protein product: MKRQDIGFEWRRLWRWLLGLGLIGWLWLGGGHLSPSSASILHTADTADAIVVQSRRTLWDAKHHSWQVIAFKRVQPGTAETIQLRLVAFPNRGKIAHPQPLRLSDIQEHTWLLDDRSEEISAMSTTLDTVGQYDLAAVLEQLPTQRLRLEIPIVNHDPIGLRIAPGLIQEWQTVAHTEAGQLIDTCELFPLEARHNPAFPAWTRCQIEPIEQKRSSL
- a CDS encoding Lrp/AsnC family transcriptional regulator, yielding MDLDSVDYKAIQHLMTQGRITWAELATVLGLSAPATADRVRRLEEKQVITGYAAIVNPSAIGCDLLAFIAVTLEHPRHRDQFLEILQRLPEIQECHHVTGDDDYLLKVRCRTTQDLEHLISEELKRLPGLLKTRTTIALSTVKETTALPIQTPDSQRS